The DNA window CGAACTCGAAGCCGCGCGCTTCGAGGTCGGCGATCAGCTTCTTGATCCGCTCCGGGTCGAGCAGCGTGGCCGGATCGGGCGGACACGGACCGCCGGGGACCAGCCAGAGGTTCTCGAACGCCGTCGGCCGCAGGACGTCGTCCACCGGCGCGTCGGCCGCGAGGATGTTGGTCAGGCCGGCGTCGGCCGCGACGTCGAAGACCTTGTGCTGGCGCGGGTGGCGCAGGTCGCAGTCGATCAGCACGGTCTTGTGCCCGAACGAGGCGAGCGTGCGCGCGAAGTTGGCTGCGACCGTGCTCTTCCCCTCGCCCGGGACGGCGGAGGTGATCAGGATCGTCCGCGGCGGACGCCCCGCCTGCGAGAGCAGCAGGCCGGAGCGGAGGGCGCGGAACGCTTCTTCAACGTCGTGATGGCTCTCGGTGAGGATCGGGGCGACGCTCCCCTTCCTCGAGCGCGAGAAGGCGACGCGCGGACGCGCCGGGCCTTCGAGCCGCGGGATGCTCCCGAGCAGCGGCAGACGGGCCAGCTCGCCGGCCTGCGCGCCGCCGCGGACTTTGTTGTCCAGCGCCTCGGCGAGGAACGCCGCGGCGACGCCGAGGAACAGGCCGAACGCCAGCCCCAGCGCGAGGTTGAGCCGCACGCGCGGCGTCGCGGGGCGCTCCGGGGCGCGCGCTTCGTCGACGATCGTCACCTGCCGCTCCACGACCTTCTTCAGGTCGGCCGACATCGACACTTCCTCGCGCCGCGCGAGCAGCCGGTCGAGCGCCGACTTCTTCTGCTCGTACTCCTGGCGGATCGACTCGTAGCCGCCGGAGGTGACCTGCGCCGACGCCGACTGGTGCAGTTCCGAGCCGAGGAGCGACGACAGCCGGTCGACCGTCGCCTGTTCCTGGGCCACGTCCGCCCGCGCGCCGCCGATCGCCTGTTCCTGCAGCTGCCGCTCCACGCCGTCGAGATCGTTCGCCGTCTGGGCGACGGCCTCCCGCAGTTCGCGGAGGCGCGGCCAGCCCGGCCCGACGCGTCCCTCGAGCTCCGCCATCTCGCGCCGCATCGCCGCCAGCGCCTCGGTGTAGCGCTGCACCTGCTGGTTGTTGGCGACCTCGTCGATCGAGTCGGCGGGGGCGTGTTCGTAGGCGTGCAGCTTCGCCTCGGCCTTGGCGAGGCGCGCCTTGGCCTGCGTCAGCTCGGAGTCGATCGACTCCAGGCGCGACTTCCCCATCTCGCCGCCGCCGCTCGACGTCGGGACTTCGGTCAGCTGCGACCGGGCCTGCGCCAGCTTGGCGTCGAGCGCGCGGACCTCCGCGCTCGCGTCCTCGATCGCCTTGGTGAGGAAGGTCGAGGCGTCCTTGCGCGCGTCGAGCCCGCTGCCGACGAAGTAGTCCCGGTAGGTCTCGACGACGGCGTTGACCACGTTCGCCGCCACTTCCGGGGACGGATGGCGGAACGAGACGCGGACCATGTTGGAGTACTCGACCTGCTCGATCTTGAGGTTGTCC is part of the bacterium genome and encodes:
- a CDS encoding polysaccharide biosynthesis tyrosine autokinase, which translates into the protein MRDEGEQTPEVGAAEWSLSAIQKLLWSRRWLIAAIAAEVFLLTGLVTFLKTPLYEASARLVIERSTPKVMQGEDVVPTVYNEFEIQRFYQTQYLLLRDPALLRQALDRHGVREALLSSLGKDVKSEGDAAAPDDLKLAGFVKDNLKIEQVEYSNMVRVSFRHPSPEVAANVVNAVVETYRDYFVGSGLDARKDASTFLTKAIEDASAEVRALDAKLAQARSQLTEVPTSSGGGEMGKSRLESIDSELTQAKARLAKAEAKLHAYEHAPADSIDEVANNQQVQRYTEALAAMRREMAELEGRVGPGWPRLRELREAVAQTANDLDGVERQLQEQAIGGARADVAQEQATVDRLSSLLGSELHQSASAQVTSGGYESIRQEYEQKKSALDRLLARREEVSMSADLKKVVERQVTIVDEARAPERPATPRVRLNLALGLAFGLFLGVAAAFLAEALDNKVRGGAQAGELARLPLLGSIPRLEGPARPRVAFSRSRKGSVAPILTESHHDVEEAFRALRSGLLLSQAGRPPRTILITSAVPGEGKSTVAANFARTLASFGHKTVLIDCDLRHPRQHKVFDVAADAGLTNILAADAPVDDVLRPTAFENLWLVPGGPCPPDPATLLDPERIKKLIADLEARGFEFVLVDTPPVMIFADTYNLVSAVEGVVLVARAQLTPKDALRQTSEALRKVKAPLLGVVLNGEVGEERGGSYYRYYHYRRGYYGRGASKSGAADGAEGSSK